The following coding sequences are from one Lolium rigidum isolate FL_2022 chromosome 6, APGP_CSIRO_Lrig_0.1, whole genome shotgun sequence window:
- the LOC124667423 gene encoding uncharacterized protein LOC124667423, translated as MLGLNKFYKAGSIRGCRPMHDWRLDDAHMTNTSYLRLHWRRKRESRISCIRGLACIDQPLEVIVVLQCWEHRNAAFRCITGGWTNKKSKLNSSSLQNQNFNHRVVFVVDCYLLLEIYNVLFYLAMSGLYLLWAVICDSKSGMLAEVILVIKPWHSRAV; from the exons ATGCTAGGGCTAAA CAAGTTTTACAAGGCTGGGAGCATAAGAGGCTGCCGTCCGATGCATGACTGGAGGCTGGACGA TGCACATATGACGAATACCTCGTATTTGAGGCTGCACTGGCGGAGGAAGCGGGAGTCCAGGATATCATGTATTAGAGGCCTCGCTTGCATCGACCAGCCCTTGGAAGTCATAGTAG TTCTACAATGCTGGGAGCATAGGAATGCTGCTTTCCGATGCATTACTGGAGGGTGGACGAACAAGAAGTCAAAGCTGAACTCCTCTTCCTTGCAAAACCAAAATTTTAATCATCGGGTTGTATTTGTTGTGGACTGTTATTTGTTACTCGAAATCTATAATGTTTTGTTCTATTTAGCGATGTCTGGGTTGTATTTGTTGTGGGCTGTTATTTGTGATTCCAAATCAGGTATGTTGGCTGAAGTCATTCTTGTAATTAAGCCTTGGCATTCCCGAGCAGTTTAA
- the LOC124667422 gene encoding pyruvate decarboxylase 1-like: MRHSSYLHTITINPLCQSTLGRHLARRLAEVGARDVFTVPGDFNLTLLDELEAEQPSGGGVRLVGCCNELNAAYAADGYARAGRGAGACAVTFTVGGLSAINAVAGAFSENLPLVCVVGGPNSNDYGSSRVLHHTIGLPDFSQELRCFQNVTCYQAVVNNLEDAHEQIDTAISTALKESKPVYISISCNLPSIPHPTFSRHPVPFFLSPRLSNQMSLEAAVEAAAAFLNKSVKPVLVGGPKMRVAKACKSFVEMADASGYPIAVMPSAKGLVPEHHSRFIGTYWGAVSTPFCAEIVESADAYLFAGPIFNDYSSVGYSLLIKKEKAIIVQPDRVVIGNGPAFGCILMKDFFHALASRLKKNTTAYENYSRIFVPQGEPISSDPGEPLRVNVLFKHVQTMLSSSSAVISETGDSWFNCQKLKLPEGCGYEFQMQYGSIGWSVGATLGYAQAAKDKRVISFIGDGSFQVTAQEVSTMIRWAQNNIIFLINNGGYTIEVEIHDGPYNIIKNWNYTGVVEAFHNGEGKCYTAKVRTEEELKKAIEASLGPNKDCLCFIEVIVHKDDTSKELLEWGSRVSAANSRPPNPQ; this comes from the exons ATGAGGCATTCTTCATATCTGCACACGA TTACAATCAACCCATTGTGTCAA TCCACGCTGGGCCGCCACCTGGCGCGGCGGCTGGCGGAGGTGGGCGCGCGGGACGTCTTCACGGTCCCCGGCGACTTCAACCTCACGCTCCTCGACGAGCTCGAGGCCGAGCAGCCCtcgggcggcggcgtgcggctcgTCGGGTGCTGCAACGAGCTCAACgccgcgtacgccgccgacgggtACGCGCGCGCGGGCCGCGGGGCCGGCGCCTGCGCGGTCACCTTCACCGTCGGCGGGCTCAGCGCCATCAACGCCGTCGCCGGCGCGTTCAGCGAGAACCTGCCCCTCGTCTGCGTCGTCGGGGGACCCAACAGCAACGACTACGGCAGCAGCCGGGTCCTGCACCACACCATCGGCCTCCCCGATTTCAGCCAGGAGCTCCGCTGCTTCCAGAACGTCACCTGCTACCAG GCAGTGGTGaacaacttggaggatgcacatgAACAGATTgacactgccatctccaccgcactgAAGGAGAGCAAACCAGTTTACATCAGCATCAGTTGCAACCTCCCCTCGATCCCGCATCCTACATTTAGCCGCCATCCTGTCCCTTTCTTTCTGTCCCCAAG ATTGTCAAACCAGATGAGCCTTGAAGCAGCAGTGGAAGCCGCTGCGGCTTTCTTGAACAAATCAGTCAAGCCGGTCCTTGTCGGTGGACCGAAAATGAGGGTGGCCAAAGCATGTAAATCTTTTGTAGAGATGGCCGACGCGAGCGGTTATCCCATTGCAGTGATGCCTTCTGCAAAGGGGCTTGTGCCAGAGCACCACTCCAGATTTATCGGCACTTACTGGGGTGCTGTGAGCACTCCATTTTGTGCTGAGATCGTGGAGTCAGCAGATGCCTATCTGTTTGCTGGGCCGATATTTAACGACTACAGCTCGGTTGGATACTCACTTCTCATCAAGAAGGAGAAGGCCATCATTGTCCAGCCAGACCGAGTGGTGATTGGAAATGGGCCTGCATTTGGGTGTATTCTGATGAAGGACTTCTTCCATGCACTTGCAAGCCGGCTTAAGAAGAACACGACTGCGTACGAGAACTACTCTCGCATTTTTGTGCCCCAGGGCGAACCTATTTCCTCTGATCCTGGAGAGCCTTTGAGAGTAAATGTGCTTTTCAAGCATGTTCAAACAATGTTGTCAAGCAGCTCAGCTGTGATTTCAGAGACTGGGGACTCATGGTTTAACTGCCAAAAGCTGAAACTACCAGAAGGCTGTGG GTACGAATTTCAGATGCAATATGGATCAATTGGTTGGTCGGTGGGTGCAACTCTAGGATATGCGCAGGCTGCTAAGGATAAGCGTGTCATTTCCTTCATAGGTGATGGCAGCTTTCAG GTGACGGCACAAGAGGTGTCGACGATGATCCGGTGGGCGCAGAACAACATCATCTTTCTCATAAACAATGGCGGCTACACCATCGAGGTGGAGATCCATGACGGTCCTtacaacatcatcaaaaactggaACTACACTGGCGTGGTGGAAGCATTCCATAATGGCGAGGGCAAGTGCTATACTGCAAAG GTCCGAACAGAGGAGGAACTGAAGAAGGCCATTGAGGCATCTCTAGGACCTAACAAGGATTGCTTGTGCTTTATAGAGGTAATTGTACACAAGGATGACACTAGTAAGGAGCTTCTTGAGTGGGGCTCTAGAGTTTCCGCAGCGAACAGCCGCCCACCAAATCCTCAGTGA